From the genome of Anopheles funestus chromosome 2RL, idAnoFuneDA-416_04, whole genome shotgun sequence:
ACGCACGCGTCATTCTGCACGGTGTCGCATATGCTGGAACGCTTGCCACGTGGGCCCGTCAGCGCTTCCCGAACATCATCGATGGTGCCTGGGGATCCAGTGCGCCGGTGCGTGCAACCGCCAATTTCGAGGAGTTCGCCGTGGAGGTTGGCAATATCATCCGTACTAGGGCTGACGGCCAGTGCTACAACCGTATCTTCCAAGCTTTCCATACCGCCGAAAATCTGGTCGATGCTGGTTCTACCGAAATGATCTCGGAGATGTTCAACACCTGCGAACCAGTTAATGCTGAGGATCCGATCGAGGTACAGCTGCTCTTCTACGCAATGATGCTCTCGCTCGAAGCGGCCATGGTTGAGGATGTCGATGTGGAAAATATTAACCGCGTGTGTGACGCACTTACCGATGAACAGTACGATACCGGACTGGAGGCACTGTCCGCTTTCTTGATTGAACGCTATGCCGATGCACGTGAGTGCTTCGATCTGTCGTTCGAGAACTTCGTACGCTACCTAACCGATGAGGATCTCGATGCACCGGCCAACGTTCAGTTCGGATTGCGCCAGTCCACCTACCATGACTGTACCGAGTTCGGTTACTTCGAAACGACTACCTCGCCGGATCAACCGTTCGGTTCCAAGGTGAACTACGATCTGTTCTTGGCGGAATGTCAGGCCGCGTACGGCGAATTTCTCACCCAGGAAGTCGTGTATGAAGGCATCCGTCTGACCAACTTCCACTTCGGTGCAACTGATCCGCGCACCACGAACGTACTCTTCACGACCGGTGAGATCGATCCACTTCGTGCCGTGGCGATCACGGAGTACACGAACTTGCTCTCAAACGCACGCACCACACCGGGCGCCTTCATCGGCCAGGACATCATTTCGATCAGTGGCATGGATTCCGAGGAACTGCTCGAAACCAAGCACATGGCCGAGGAGTACATCACCACCTGGCTCGGATCACCGATCAGTCCATTCCGGAAGTAGACTGCGTAAGCGCTGCTAGAGCGTAAGTAGGTGGCCACCGGAAGCCCCATTCCCATGTCATGCCTGTGTCCACCTTATCACGCTAATGTGGAAGAGGCTTCCCGTAGCATAACGGCCGCGAAACATACAATGTacgcataaaaaaagaagtaataaaacaataagcTTACAAATAGTAGCCTTACCTCGCAGTTCCATATATCAATGCTTCCgttttttggcttttgtttcttttttttctctgtcccTCTCTCGTACGATTGTTTACAAGTTGCTTTTATTGCATTAGCAGGTGGATAAGACGGTCGATAGTCTGATTGATTGTTATACGAACGGTCGGCCGGCACTTTAGAAACTGAAACCGTTCGTACATGAATCGTTACAAATTTTTGACCAGTCCAATTTAGATAAGGTGTCCATGTACGAATTTCTATCCCTCAATGGCCTTATGGTTTGCGTTTGTAGCTGATTTATGGCTCTATCTGAGAAGGTTGAAGCGGTCTGCGGTTGTTATCGCACAACATGACACAGCAACTAACTGTGTGCTCTGACGAATCCATTACGTCCTAAGGAAGTTAATGTGCTCGCCTGTCCAGTGTGATATAATTAGATATTGTGagaatttataccaaaaatttACATAATGAAGATTACAACCTCAATTATCTACTTTGCTTGAATCAGTAcagtaataaaaatgaatggaGAGATAGTGGACATAAAGGATAACGCAATGTAAATATTATTGCAACAGTAGCTAGAATTCATCACTCTACCGGTTCGTTGTTTTCCTCGCGTTGATGTCTCCATTATCTTCTGCAGAAATCATTCACATTCTTTCACCTATATTTCCTATTTACCAAATTCAAAACCCGGTACGCATACATGTGAAACCATCTTGCTTACGCACATTCCAAGCTGAACACGATTACATACACCATCAACGTCAGCGGTCGTGTTATCATTGAAATTCGGCACAACCCGTATTTTCCGCAAACTTGCAATTCAGATCCTTGATAACGCGCTGCTTTATGGTACCCTGGAGGTATGGCGAGGTTTGGCACTTCCCGTACGTTACCGTATGCCGCGCACAGTTTGAGCTCCCGTTTGGAGAGCCTTTTAACAAGTGTGATAATAATTCAAATCTTGCTAAGCGTCTGATAAACACCCTGCCGTACATAATCAAGCATTCGCGTATTGGGCGGTACAATACGTACGCAAACTGAGGAAAGAAGAAGATAGAACAGAGTTGGACTTTCTAACCGAATGGGACATTGAGTGGCGAAATGAGTGCCCGTATGTCGCCCTGTCGGTGGAAAGGACGTACGCAGATGTTGGAGTGTGTTGGGCATCGGACACCTATTTAACCGGTGCCGACCATCGGCTGATCATTCAGTTGTGAATAATTGGTAGTGCAGGGAAGGGAACAATCCATACCGAAAACAGGATGAAATTAGCGTTTGTGCTGCTGGTAGCAGTGGCGGTCGTTTCGaccacattcgccaagacggTACCGTCCGGCAAGAAGACCGGAGCGGGACTGCCGCTGGAGCTGCTGAGCGCCATGTTCGGTGACTTCCAGATACCGAAGGTGTCGGAAAATCAAAAGCGCAACCCACGCACGGTCGAGGGTCTGTTCGAGTCGCGCATCAACCATTTCGATCCACAGAACCGGGATACGTTCGAGTTTAGATATTTCATGAACGACGAGTACTACCGTCCGGGTGGTCCGTTGTTTATCATCGTCGGTGGACATCATAGAATTGATCGTGCGATCTACTTCATGGAGGATGGTCATTTCCGCGATGTGGCTGCGATGCAGGGTGCCTTTTTGGCCACCAACGAGCATCGTTACTTCGGTGACAGCTCCCCAGTGCCGTAAGTGTACTAATTCCCAAGGTTTCCTCAGGTAGCTAATCCGTCTACTTCACAGTGACTACTCGTCCGAGAACTTGCGGTTCCTGCGCACGGAACAGGCACTGTTCGATCTGATCGAGTGGATCGATTACCTCAAGCGTGAGATTATGGGCGATCCGAACGCACGCGTCATTCTGCACGGTTTCAGCTACGGCGGTGCCCTGGCTTCCTGGGCCCGTCAGCGCTTCCCGAACATCATCGACGGTGCCTGGGTGTCGAGTGCCACCGTACGTGCGACGGTCAACTTCGAGGAGTTCACCGAGGACTTTGGTAACACGATCCGCATCAAGGGTAGCGATGAGTGCTACAACTCCATCTTCCGTGCGTTCCATACTGCGGAGAATCTGCTCGATGCCGGTCTTACCGAAACCGTGTCCGACATTTTCAACACCTGCGATCCGATTGATGCGGACAGCCCGCTCCAGGTGCAGCTGTTCCTTCATCTGATGGTGCTTTCGCTCGAGATTTCCATGTTTGAAGACTTCAACATCGAGAATGTGGCCCGCGTATGTGAAACGCTGACGGATGACCAGTACGATACGCCGATGCAAGCATTGGCTGCCTACCTGCAGGACCGCTACGATGATATCCGTGACTGTTTCGATCTGTCGTTCGAGAACTTCATCTCGATCCTCGGCGATGAATCGCTCGATGCCGTCCAGAACCAGCAGTACGGTTTGCGTCAGCTGAACTACCACATCTGTACCGAGTTCGGTTACTTCCAGACGGCGGCATCCCCCCTCCAGCCGTTCGGTTCCAAGGTGACGTACGATCTGTTCCTGGAAGAGTGTGCTGCCGTGTTCGGTGAATGGCTGTCCTCGGACGTGCTGTACGATGGTGTCCGTCTGACCAACTTCCACTTCGGTGCGACCGATCCGCGCATCACCAACGTGCTCTACACGAACGGTGGAATTGATCCGTTCCGTCACGTTTCGATCACGGAATACACCAACCTGCTGGCGAACGCTCGCGTCACGCCTGCCGCTTTCTACACGGAGGATATTCGCGCAATCAGTGGCTTCGATTCGGAGGAGATGCTTGAGACCAAGCATATGGCCGAGGAGTACATCATCACCTGGCTGGGATCGCCGATCAGTCCGTTCCGGAAGTAAGCATCATGCAGCAAGGCATTTGGAGAGACAAAAGATGAAATCCTTGGACAATGTTCCAAAAACATCTCGCATCGCTAACCATCAACTTCTTGCGATGTTGCGTAATGTAAGCGGACTTAGTTTGACCAATTAAAAGCCATAAACGATGGGTACGATAAAGCGTGCCCCAATCAATGCCTGCGTTCTGTTAtcgttttcattcaattattcCCGAGGGCCAATGTGTTGCTATCGCACAATCTGTGGAGTGTTCGTTTGCGGCCGTATTTATGACACTACCGATAAGGGAAGGTTTGCGGTCAGCTCGTAAAGACAGCTGGAGCAATTAATTCGATTAGCGTAACGGCACGCAGTTGTTTGCGATTGCGATATGCGTACTTATCGTGGACATTTAAGCGGATTAGTCTGTTTTGTGTAGATGGAAACACATGGAACACTTCTGATGAAATCTGCAGCGAGATCGTATAAGACGAACCTGCACACTTACAAAACCGCAAAAACAGCAGGACGTAAATTTGGGGCAAAGGTCTTTACGTGTGCGTTAAGCACAGATTAGCAAATTTACGCACATTATAATTTTACTTCCGAATTGTGCTTCTGGCAACATCTTTGCCTATCGCTCCCCGTGACGGTATATAATAGTGATCGTGCCACACATGTTTCTCACAAAGCTACCGAGCACTGATACATCTTATCGAACGATCACGTTTACCACGGTGAAGG
Proteins encoded in this window:
- the LOC125766481 gene encoding putative serine protease K12H4.7, translating into MKLSSVSVKVAALLLLAAIVVVSGKSVEKSRRPFPAIERIVSRREGVRPPKDYVSNNPRTVEGRFTSRVNHFDPQNRDTFEFNYLQNDQYYRPGGPLFVVVGGHYPINPYFMENSHFRDVAALQGAWLATNEHRYFGDSHPVPNLSTENLRFMRTEQVLFDLIEWIDFLKREVVGDPNARVILHGVAYAGTLATWARQRFPNIIDGAWGSSAPVRATANFEEFAVEVGNIIRTRADGQCYNRIFQAFHTAENLVDAGSTEMISEMFNTCEPVNAEDPIEVQLLFYAMMLSLEAAMVEDVDVENINRVCDALTDEQYDTGLEALSAFLIERYADARECFDLSFENFVRYLTDEDLDAPANVQFGLRQSTYHDCTEFGYFETTTSPDQPFGSKVNYDLFLAECQAAYGEFLTQEVVYEGIRLTNFHFGATDPRTTNVLFTTGEIDPLRAVAITEYTNLLSNARTTPGAFIGQDIISISGMDSEELLETKHMAEEYITTWLGSPISPFRK
- the LOC125766479 gene encoding putative serine protease K12H4.7, which translates into the protein MKLAFVLLVAVAVVSTTFAKTVPSGKKTGAGLPLELLSAMFGDFQIPKVSENQKRNPRTVEGLFESRINHFDPQNRDTFEFRYFMNDEYYRPGGPLFIIVGGHHRIDRAIYFMEDGHFRDVAAMQGAFLATNEHRYFGDSSPVPDYSSENLRFLRTEQALFDLIEWIDYLKREIMGDPNARVILHGFSYGGALASWARQRFPNIIDGAWVSSATVRATVNFEEFTEDFGNTIRIKGSDECYNSIFRAFHTAENLLDAGLTETVSDIFNTCDPIDADSPLQVQLFLHLMVLSLEISMFEDFNIENVARVCETLTDDQYDTPMQALAAYLQDRYDDIRDCFDLSFENFISILGDESLDAVQNQQYGLRQLNYHICTEFGYFQTAASPLQPFGSKVTYDLFLEECAAVFGEWLSSDVLYDGVRLTNFHFGATDPRITNVLYTNGGIDPFRHVSITEYTNLLANARVTPAAFYTEDIRAISGFDSEEMLETKHMAEEYIITWLGSPISPFRK